Proteins encoded together in one Thermococcus gammatolerans EJ3 window:
- a CDS encoding antitoxin family protein: MSVGIKAVYKNGVFRPLESVKLPEGTEVEVIVKSAGPILRKYAGMLKKSEHDWEAEYYEYIEERAGGS, translated from the coding sequence ATGAGTGTGGGCATTAAAGCAGTTTATAAAAATGGGGTCTTCAGGCCTTTAGAAAGCGTCAAACTACCCGAGGGAACAGAGGTTGAGGTCATAGTGAAGAGCGCCGGTCCAATCCTGAGGAAATACGCGGGCATGTTGAAGAAGAGCGAGCATGATTGGGAGGCAGAGTACTATGAGTACATCGAGGAAAGAGCTGGCGGTAGTTGA